A stretch of the Capsicum annuum cultivar UCD-10X-F1 chromosome 10, UCD10Xv1.1, whole genome shotgun sequence genome encodes the following:
- the LOC107844981 gene encoding probable purine permease 4, translated as MFLVGINYMLLFVGSISSSLLSKFYFNHKGDSRWVSTCVQSAGFPLLLLPIYLPFYVFKSTHRKPFTRFTPKILLISILIGLLLGLNNLLFSWGNSYLPVSTNSLVLSSQLVFTLITSVIIVKQKITYANLNCVILLTLSSVLLALGSSHDRPKGLTRTKYFIGFFSTIGAGLLFSLYLPLMEKIYKNVYCYSMVVEMQMVMELAATVLATLGMIIDGGFSAIKKEGKNVFDLGEQAYWLTVVFNVVTWQFCFMGTAGMVFLTSSLTGGVCMTALMAVNVLGGVIVYGDNFGGFKVVSTLLCVWGFSSYLYGLHMKIEDEEQKNKDSTEIDEQRFVL; from the coding sequence ATGTTTCTTGTAGGAATTAATTATATGTTACTTTTTGTTGGTTCCATCTCATCATCCCTACTCTCAAAATTCTACTTCAATCATAAAGGTGATAGTCGATGGGTATCCACTTGTGTTCAATCTGCAGGATTCCCTCTTCTGCTTCTCCCtatttatttacctttttatgTATTTAAATCCACTCATAGAAAACCATTTACAAGATTCACCCCAAAAATCTTGTTAATCTCTATTCTAATTGGTTTGCTTTTAGGTCTCAACAACCTTTTATTTTCTTGGGGCAATTCTTATCTCCCCGTTTCAACGAATTCACTTGTTTTATCATCACAATTAGTCTTCACTCTTATCACTTCAGTGATTATTGTCAAGCAAAAAATCACATACGCGAATCtaaattgtgttattttattaaCGCTCAGTTCGGTCCTATTGGCATTGGGTTCGAGCCATGATAGGCCAAAGGGTTTGACGAGAACAAAGTATTTTATAGGATTTTTCTCGACAATTGGTGCTGGATTGTTGTTCTCTCTTTATCTGCCATTaatggaaaaaatatataaaaatgtgTATTGCTATTCTATGGTCGTGGAGATGCAGATGGTGATGGAATTAGCAGCAACGGTTTTAGCCACGCTGGGAATGATTATAGACGGTGGATTTTCAGCGATTAAAAAAGAGGGTAAAAATGTATTTGATTTGGGGGAACAAGCATATTGGTTAACGGTGGTGTTTAATGTAGTGACGTGGCAATTTTGTTTTATGGGTACTGCTGGGATGGTTTTCTTGACTAGTTCATTGACAGGAGGAGTTTGCATGACGGCGTTAATGGCCGTTAATGTTTTGGGAGGGGTTATAGTGTACGGGGATAATTTTGGTGGGTTTAAAGTTGTTTCAACTTTGTTGTGTGTCTGGGGATTTTCTTCGTATTTGTATGGACTGCATATGAAAATAGAGGACGAGGAGCAAAAGAACAAGGATTCAACAGAGATTGACGAACAACGATTTGTACTATGA